GCAGCTACAAAGATGTGGCTGTCGACGCCGCAACTGGCTCTGGCAAAACCCTAGCCTTCGTTATACCCGTTGTCGAAATCCTCCGCCGTGCTTCTGTTCCCAAACCGCACCAGGTCGGCGATATGCATAAACAACACCAAGTTTCAATTTTTATTGCGGGGTTTAATGTATTGACGCGTAAAATCGAGTGAATTCTACTTACAATTTTGAGGGATAGAACTTTGGCTCGGGGGTACTTGTGTAATGAGTAGTAATTGGGAAGTTTTGATTATGTTAATGGAGTACTTTTTAGTGTAACATTTGGCGCATATGATTCTTTTTTTAGAACTTTTTTTCCGTTGGTCAAATGTGTTTTTCACGTAGATAGCTAATTGCTTTTActggttacaggtgatgggagtAATTATTTCTCCTACTCGGGAGTTGTCCTCGCAGATATTTAAGGTTGCGGAGCCATTTGTATCCACTGTGCCAAATATGAGGCCAGTGCTGTTAGTTGGGGGAGCGGAAGTGAAAGCTGATGTAACGAAGATAGAAGACGAAGGAGCAAATTTGTTAATTGGGACACCTGGAAGGCTGTATGATATTATGGAGCGGATGGATATATTGGATTTTCGCAGCCTCGAGGTATTGGTTTTTTTCCTTCATTTTAGAAATGGatgtatttcatttttttttttttggtttgggATTCACTTTGCTGTGACAAGTTACTTCTTCTTCAATTACCTAACTTTGCCTTCAATGGAATTCATTGTGTTTATAACACTTGCTATTACTTTATCAATTACTTAGAAGTAGTGAATTTTAGTGCTTAAGACCTTGCATTTCCTTTGATGCTTCTAATGATACAGTTTCATATTTACAATGTGTAAAATCACTAAAATTTGTGAACCCTTGTTATGGTATGTGGGctatgaaataaacatgcaagtcAGAAACAAGGGTGAAAGTTTTGGATGTCCTTACATTTACTGCTTAGTTTCTACGACCTTTACCATAAACTATAAGGTTTAGTTTGGCTCGTAAGACAAGAAATCGTGTGTTTGATTATCTTTAGACTTTGGTACACATCGCCACTTTAGTGTCAAGTATCTTGGAGAAGGTTAAGATAGTAACAGTTATCAGTTAAGCTTTTGTTCATTCTTTTCCCTTGCTACCTGAGGTTAGTAGGTAGGTTGTATGTTTATATCATTTCCTGGTTTCATGTTCGCTTGATGAATTTATTAGGGAGTTTAATTTGCTTAGTGATTTGGTTTCTCCACTGCTCTGATTAAGTCTGAGTGAATTATTCCTTGTTTTTGAAAAGATTCAATTTGGTGCTACAGATACTTATTTTAGATGAAGCTGATAGGCTGTTAGATATGGGATTCCAGAAGCAGATAAATTCTATTATATCTCGCTTACCAAAGCTACGGAGAACTGGCCTCTTTTCGGCTACTCAAACTGAGGCAGTTGAAGAGCTATCTAAGGCAGGATTGCGAAATCCTGTAAGGGTTGAAGTTCGAGCTGAAGTAAAAACATCAAACAATTCATTATCATCTCAGCAAATCACTTCTGCAAAAACACCTTCAGGACTTCATATTGAGGTGTGGCTTTATCTTCTTCAAACAGTTTGAATCTCTGCAATTACATTCACTGATATTAATTTAGctcaaaatttaagattcagataAACTGATGCTTAATTCGAACATACTGATGTTTTCTTGTTGTTTATGGTTGCATAAAACTTCCATATCTTGAATGCCATACTTAACGAGGGATGCTGATGCTGGCTTCATTTATGTTTACATGAAATTTCAGTATATTGAATGTGAAGCGGAAAAGAAACCTTCCCAGCTCATTGATATCCTTGTTAAGAATAAAACTCGAAAATTGATAATGTGAGATCCAGTTTGCTATGTTCTTGTAATTTGCAACCCCTTTCTTTCTTGGTGTTTTAGCTCAAGATGATCTTTTTGACAAATAATCGCCCTTCTTTTGTAGCTATTTCATGACTTGTGCATGTGTTGATTACTGGGGCACTTTACTTCCACGCCTTTCTGTTCTTAAGGATTTCTCTTTAATCTCTCTTCATGGAAAGATGAAGCAGGTATTTTGTGTATACTTTTGTATAAGCTTCGTTCCTTCATGTTGCAGAAGGCTCAGTGTAGTCCATGTCTTTTTTCATTATGAATCAATGCAGGTTGCAAGAGAGAAAGCATTAGACTTATTTACGTCTTTGTCCAGCGGCATTCTTCTTTGCACTGATGTAGCAGCACGTGGTCTTGACATTCCCGGTGTCGACTGTATTATACAGGTAGAACTTGAGcaattatattttttgtttttctttttttgcacaactttaaattaatattaacAATTCCAAGAGTTGGAGCATTTGAattctttccttttttttaaaatgcagtaTGACCCTCCTCAGGATCCGAATGTGTTTGTGCACAGAGTTGGTCGAACTGCTAGGATGGGCCGGCAAGGAAGTGCAATTGTCTTCTTGTTGCCAAAGGTTTAATTTTTCAGTTCAAAATTATGGGGGAAAGACTCTAAATCTTGTTGGCTATGTCTTTGACTGTGTTCCCCGACTCTTTTGGTTTCTCGAATGTAATTATTGTCTAAACATTTAGGAGGAAGCCTATATAGAGTTCCTTAGATTAAGGAGAGTTCCACTTGAAGGTACAAAATGCTCTGATGATGCTCCTGACATTATTCCTCAGGTGAAGAATTTTATTTACTAGATATCACACGCATTCATACTctattttttatcattttatttctttgatcatGGACTAAATCAATTCACTTACAACAATTGGGTCCTTGCCTGGTGTTAAATTAAGCAGAAGAGGTCTCTCTAGAATGCAGAATCTTCATTCTTTCCAATTTGTTTCCATGTCTTGTCTTTTTACTAGCAGTGTACAATGTACATTATGCTGAAAAATATGGCAAAATATCGATGAACACAGAGCACGTGGATGAGATATGTGATGGTTCTTGTTTGTTTATGTAATGGCTGAAGTTATCCTTTCCAGATTCGTGCTGCTGCTAAAAGAGATCGTGACATCATGGAAAAAGGACTCCGAGCTTTTGTCTCTTATATCCGTGCCTATAAGGAACATCACTGTTCTTATATCTTCAGGTTACTTTACATGTTTAATTATAACATTATACAGGATGTCTTACATGTTTAAACGACAAATTTTCGATGTGCAGATGGAAAGAACTTGAAATTGGGAAGTTGGGTATGGGATTTGGCTTGTTGCAGCTCCCTTCGATACCTGAAGTGAAGCATTACTCTCTTTCTATTGAAGGTTTTGTCCCAGTTGAAGATGTAAAACTGGATGAAATCAAATTCAAGTGAGAATCCGCTTTTAATCTATTTCTTGCTGAAGGTTGATAAATCATCCACGACTGTAATTTTTATGAGGGGTTTTCTTCGCCATGTGTTTCTTTGAACCTCTCTTCTTTTCCATTGCTATGAATCATGGAATGCTACCGAGTTACCATGGCATGGTAGTATTCGGATGGAATATGGGTGTACTGTCTATTtcttttttgaatgatttacccAGACGTAGACTCCTAATATCTTTTTATCTAGGGATAAATCTCGAGAGAAACAACGAAAGAAAAACTTGGAAGCAAAAAGAGCTGCGAAAGAGCTAGAACAAAAACAGAAGAAACTGAGAGCTGTCTCAAATCCTATAACCCCTGTTATTAGGAAGAAAACAGCCAAGCAACGGCGTGCTGCCCAGTCAGCTGAAGACGCAGATGAGCTGGCCCATGAGTATCGACTGCTGAAGAAGCTGAAAAAGGGCAAGATCGACGAAAATCAGTACGCAAAACTAACTGGAACAGAGGATCTGCTTTAAAATTTGGCAAAGCTAAGACATTACCAAGGATCTAATTAAATGGATGTCTGGATGGTTTGAACGTCCCTGGAGTCTTACTCGTAATTCACTACCTCTAGATGTATAGCCGGACTAAGATGATCAGTGTGCTTTGCTGGAAAATGAACCAGTTTCTTGGCTGACAGCCATAGGCTTGGAACCTTAAACGTGACAAATTTATCTGTCGTCTGTTCGCGGCACTTATTTATTTTTCcctttttatattttttgcAAGTGGTTCTAGGCCTTGGATCACGAGTATTACAGTAGCAATGCAAATGTAAATATGATGATTTTTGCAGTTAATTTTTTATGTGCCGATACTTTCATGGGATGCGATCGCACGAACCCATAACTTATACCAtctacatatttttttttacgcttatttcttttatatattttttttgaaaaacggGTTTTTTAGagtaattttgaaaaatgattttgAGTGAAGTTGTTAGTTGTCTCATATCGATTGGATAAAATCTTTGATAGTTGTATATATGAATTTGGACAATCTTCCTCTCTTGAGTTAGCTTTTAAGGTTGAGTTAGGTCTAAGTTTCAATCTTAATATGGTATTAGAGTTCAGGTTCTACTGTTGTGTGTTGGATTACACatagttgggacatttgttcTGTCCGTAATTgagtcatttgtaaacttcatgTTTCAGATGTTCATTATGgagcgtgagaggggtgtgttagttgtctcacatcggttagataaaatgcttgagagttgtatatatgaatTTAGACAATCTTCATtttttgagctagcttttggaaTTGAGTTATgttcaaatttcaatcttaacagAAGTAGATAATTATGGTTTGATATAACAAATTTAAACTTCATATGCTAAATTGATTGCTAAGGATTTTTATTGGTAATAATGAGGATATGCTTGTTAGTGTAGAcataattctatatatatatatacatttataGAATTCAATTAACAATTCAATCATggcatgataaaaatatttctaTTGGACAACCACGAAATAGACTTCATAAAATGATGCTCTTATCCTTAAATCAATTTCAGTTTAGTGAGataattttatgaatttataaatatgacataaataatattatttttttgatattTAATTTGAAGTAGATGACAAAGATGgaaaagaaaataattataattaattaaaaaagtaATAGATAAATCTTTTTCATGTACATCCTGTCCCCCTGACTTGTCCAGACTCCAGAGCATTCCACGAGTCAGCCACGCGCCCCTTCAACCACTCAATCCTGTCCCTCCACGTTTCTCACATCCTGCCGTCCATTCAACTCCCGTGCTTCCGTTTCCTGGTAGATACATATCCCCATTCCCCCACGCACACACTGGTCTTCCTCAAAAAAATTCTCGCCCACCAAATCCAGTTTCTTCAtataatcaagaaaaaaatgattttgAATGCTTCTCAGCCTGCTTTCGGTCTTTCGAATCCTAAAAGCGAGAGCTTGAGCGCTCTGTTCTCGTCGGCTTCTTCCTTCGCCATTTCGAACAGGAGGAGCGGAAATGGAAATGGATGTGTTGTGTGCGCATCGAAGCAGGCGAATAACAAGCCCTTAACTGGTGTCGTTTTTGAGCCTTTTGAGGAGGTGAAGAAGGAGCTCATGCTTGTGCCTACTGTTCCTCAAGCTTCTCTTGCTCGACAGAAGTACGCGGATGAGTCCGAGGCAGCTGTCAATGAACAAATCAAGTAAGGATTTGGTTTGGTCTTTGAGTTTTTGTTgatttgatatattttcttttgtggAAAAAATAATCGAGTTTTGATTCTGAAATGGGTTTTTTTATGTCACCATTTTGGAATGACTACAGCGTGGAGTACAATGTTTCGTATGTGTACCATGCCATGTACGCCTACTTTGATCGAGATAACGTTGCTTTGAAGGGTCTGGCAAAGTGAGTCCTGGAATTTCGTTAACGTTTTTTTTTCAAGTCTCCCTTGTACCTTTGTAAGTTATGTTATTGACTCTGGGTTGtttgtttatttgtttttgtACAGATTTTTCAAGGAGTCTAGCGAAGAAGAAAGAGAACACGCCGAAAAGTTTATGAAATACCAGGTGTTTGATCATTTGCGCTTCTTATATTTTTTTTGCTTTTGTAGTTTAGCTTTAATCTAATTATAAGTTCTATAAAGTTGTGATTGGATGGAAGGATTTTACCTATTGAAACGTATTTTTGTTGTTAGAGAACTAACATAATAAACTTCAAATTCACTCCTTTCATGTTCAATGTTTATATAATATTCCATGTTAAAAATGATGGATTTGATCTATTGTTTCATTATTAACATTAAAATCGAAATCCATGGAGTTGAAATCCGTCCACCCTAACGCAATGTAAATTTGTTGATCGAATTCAGAACAAGCGAGGTGGTAAAGTGAAGCTGCAATCGATCTTGATGCCATTGTCAGAGTTTGATCATGCTGAGAAAGGAGATGCATTATATGGTAAATGACTCTTTTCTGATCGGTGTTGGTCTAATCAATGTAGAATACAATGTGGAGATATTTTCTTTGGAAGGAATAGTTGTGTTTATTGTGAATGGTTGTGTGTGAATCTGTTGTCAACACTGATCCTCTGGTTTTCTATGTCTATTCAATGTTGGCATCAAGAATGGGGACCGTTTTTTGTCTAGTGCATACATTTTCTTGCGGTTAGCAATAAATTACAAATACAAAGAATATTCATTTGCAAACTGTTTTTTGGTGGTATCCAAAAAATTTTTTGGGGTCCAAGGGGAGATTTCTTGTGATTGACAATATCTCTGTGATGAGTATGTATTGCTCTACGATGTGTAGCAATGAAGATACAGAGGGTTCATATTCTGTATACCTTGCACGAATCTTTGATGCTACCAGAATTAGCAAGTGGGGGCCATGATATGGGGATCATAGTCAATAAATTTTCCCTACATCTGAAAACATTAGGATTCTCTCTATTTTGTGGGTCTCATATTAAGCTATCAcacatttaaaacatcattTTTGGGTTATTCAACACCTCACAATTGGCCGATATTATAAATAAACAAAAGTAAAAGGTAGTGCCCTGATTGTTTTACTGTTCTGATAGTTATAGACAATGGTTTTTCGCAACCCCTCCTCCCCCTTCTTAGGGCAGTAATTAACTACCTACTGCGGTCCTTTTTGACTACCTAGCACATAGACATTGTGGTCGGTTTGTTCGACATCCAAGCTCTCCCTAGACACTGCCATCACCACCCCACTTCTTTCTATGTATACGGTGTTGCTTTTCTGGTCATCCATAGCATATTGTTGGTGCCTGATATGCTTAATCTTAAGTTTCACGCATGCACTTTCCTGTCCCTTATTCTTGATATCATGATATGAATGATCATTAATTTACCTTACAGCAATGGAGCTCGCTTTGTCTTTGGAGAAGTTGACAAATGAGAAGCTTCTGAATTTGCATGCTGTAAGTCTGTTTTAGGCTTACTGTTTACCTGAACATTATGGTGATACTTTGTGCTCGATATTGTAGTACTGTTAAAGAAGGCTGATAAGGATGTTTTTTATGATTGGAACGTAACAGGTGGCCACCCATAATCATGATGTGCAGTTGATCGACTTCATCGAGAGCGAGTTCTTAGCTGAGCAGGTTCCCTGTTCTTTTCAATCTTTGAGGACACATGAAGTTTTCTTGGTTTCCACAGTGTGGTGGTACAAAACTAATCTTGGTAAATTTCCTATTCAGGTGGAATCTATCAAGAAGATATCAGAATATGTCGCACAGTTGAGAAGAGTGGGCAAAGGACATGGTACACAATAAAAATCCACTTGCCCTTTTTCAGCCTCTTAACTTCTGCTGCATATGTAAAAGCCttggtattttttttaatgccTGACATTTTCCTTATTGAATATCAGGAGTGTGGCACTTTGATCAGATGCTACTTCGAGAAGAAGAAGCTGTTGCTTGAGAGGGGAGCTCATTGCATCAGTACGTTCGAGTTTGCTGCTAGTTGATATAGTTTGTGTCTGTGTTAGACAGCAGGGGTGTGAGAGACTTAGTTGTAGGTGATTGTGGAAAGTTAGTTTCGGTATTAGTAAATTTCACTCGACCCTGTTATGCTAGTTGATCTAACATAATTACATTGTCTTTGGTACCTGTGTTTTCATGTTATTTGTTTCTTAAAATCTCGAGTCCTCCCAAATTCCCAAATTGCTGGTTCATTGAGTATTGGGATAATGGTTCCATAGCTGGTATTTGAATTCGAGCAAGGATGAGTTTTCTTTTAGTATAAAAGGTTACATGAAATTTATCTGTAAATTTTTTAAgagaaatttatgttgatggaataatgttttttttttaatttttttaaaagacaaTTATTGATTCTCCAAACTTAATATAAGAGTACTTGAAAATTTTACATAACTAAATTAATAAagtattttaatttcaaatatttattatgctttgttttattgtataattaaaatttacgaGGTTAACCACCCCTCTAGATTGTCTGTCAGAGAAATGGTCGATATGTCCGTAGGGCTCTGCTTGCGCAAGTTCGAATCCTGCTTTCGCGACgccttttatttttttcttaccGTATAATGggtttaattaataataatatccaACACCATTACGAtacaaatgttttttttttacagtaCACGTTGCGAAATTACACTAGCTCAACAACACCAACGCTAACGGCCCAGTACAAAAGCGGACAAAATAAGCAGAAGCATGTTATTTCGGATGTGAAGAAGATGCGCTGATGCAACAAAAAGCGCGCTCTTTGTCTAGCAAAAGCTCTGAACATAAT
This is a stretch of genomic DNA from Primulina eburnea isolate SZY01 chromosome 11, ASM2296580v1, whole genome shotgun sequence. It encodes these proteins:
- the LOC140806407 gene encoding ferritin-2, chloroplastic-like; this encodes MILNASQPAFGLSNPKSESLSALFSSASSFAISNRRSGNGNGCVVCASKQANNKPLTGVVFEPFEEVKKELMLVPTVPQASLARQKYADESEAAVNEQINVEYNVSYVYHAMYAYFDRDNVALKGLAKFFKESSEEEREHAEKFMKYQNKRGGKVKLQSILMPLSEFDHAEKGDALYAMELALSLEKLTNEKLLNLHAVATHNHDVQLIDFIESEFLAEQVESIKKISEYVAQLRRVGKGHGVWHFDQMLLREEEAVA
- the LOC140806406 gene encoding DEAD-box ATP-dependent RNA helicase 18; this encodes MDSNANLNKALTSTRFSDLTPPLSQPVLEALDREAFEFCTPVQVATIPLLCSYKDVAVDAATGSGKTLAFVIPVVEILRRASVPKPHQVMGVIISPTRELSSQIFKVAEPFVSTVPNMRPVLLVGGAEVKADVTKIEDEGANLLIGTPGRLYDIMERMDILDFRSLEILILDEADRLLDMGFQKQINSIISRLPKLRRTGLFSATQTEAVEELSKAGLRNPVRVEVRAEVKTSNNSLSSQQITSAKTPSGLHIEYIECEAEKKPSQLIDILVKNKTRKLIIYFMTCACVDYWGTLLPRLSVLKDFSLISLHGKMKQVAREKALDLFTSLSSGILLCTDVAARGLDIPGVDCIIQYDPPQDPNVFVHRVGRTARMGRQGSAIVFLLPKEEAYIEFLRLRRVPLEGTKCSDDAPDIIPQIRAAAKRDRDIMEKGLRAFVSYIRAYKEHHCSYIFRWKELEIGKLGMGFGLLQLPSIPEVKHYSLSIEGFVPVEDVKLDEIKFKDKSREKQRKKNLEAKRAAKELEQKQKKLRAVSNPITPVIRKKTAKQRRAAQSAEDADELAHEYRLLKKLKKGKIDENQYAKLTGTEDLL